The sequence TCCGCGACCCCCGGCTGTTCGGGGCGGTGCGGCGCCACGTGGTGCCCTGGCTGCGCAGCCATCCCTCGCTCCGTATCTGGCACGCCGGCTGCAGCACCGGCGAGGAGGTCTTCTCCATGGCCATCCTCCTCGAGGAGGAGGGGCTGCTGGAGCGCACCCGCATCTACGCGAGCGACATCGACCCCGAGCTGCTCGAGGTGGCCGGGCAGGGACGGGTGCCGCTGCAGCGGCTGGCCGGCTACATCGAGGCGCACCGCCGCGCCGGGGGCACGGGGTCGCTGCTCGACCACCTGCGGATCGAGGGCGAGTGGGCGGTGCTCGACGCCCGGCTGCGCGCGCGCATCACCTGGGCCCACCACAACCTCGCCACCGACGGCTCCTTCAACGACTTCCACCTGCTGCTCTGCTCGAACGTGCTCATCTACCTCGACCGCGAGCCCCAGCGGCATGCCGTCGAGGTGCTCGGCGACAGCGTGGTGAGGTTCGGCTTCCTGGGCCTGGGCACCCGCGAGCTGCTCGGGCCCGGCGTCGAGGAGCTCGGCTTCCGCCGCCTCGACGACGGTGACGTCAACCTCTACAAGCGGATGCGCTGATGGCCGGGGACACGCCGCAACCCGGGGTCGCCAGCGTCCTGCTCGTCGACGACGACGCCGCCAAGCTCACCGCGCTCGAGACCGTCCTCGGGCCGCTCGGCCAGAACCTGGTGCGGGCGCTGTCCGGCCGGGAGGCGCTCCGCCACGTGCTCGCCGACGACTTCG is a genomic window of Candidatus Dormiibacterota bacterium containing:
- a CDS encoding CheR family methyltransferase — its product is MALRATMADSAPPTLEDIEVGLLLEGVRRQFGLDFGRYASPALRRRLRLCMEAEGVATVSALQDRVLHDPDSLRRFVRTVSLRVTGMFRDPRLFGAVRRHVVPWLRSHPSLRIWHAGCSTGEEVFSMAILLEEEGLLERTRIYASDIDPELLEVAGQGRVPLQRLAGYIEAHRRAGGTGSLLDHLRIEGEWAVLDARLRARITWAHHNLATDGSFNDFHLLLCSNVLIYLDREPQRHAVEVLGDSVVRFGFLGLGTRELLGPGVEELGFRRLDDGDVNLYKRMR